One Pseudomonas sp. FP1742 genomic window carries:
- a CDS encoding LysR family transcriptional regulator → MKARSDELQIFVCVIECGSISAAAEQVGQTPSAVSRTLSRLEAKLDTTLINRTTRRMDLTEEGKYFFEHAKLILDQMDELEERLSSRQQTPSGRLRINAASPFMLHAIVPYIDEFRRLYPDIQLELNSNDLIIDLLEQSTDIAIRIGTLADSTLHARSLGCSPLHIVASPAYLEQHGVPGAVEDLSEHTLLGFTHNEGLNQWPLRYVHGDRWPIQASISASSGETVRHLALAGQGIACLSHFMTIDDIRAGRLQVLLAEFNSGYRQPINAVYYRNSQLALRIQCFLDFIQGKLAAYAIADFRG, encoded by the coding sequence GTGAAAGCCAGATCCGACGAGTTACAGATTTTCGTCTGCGTGATTGAGTGCGGGTCGATTTCGGCTGCGGCTGAACAGGTCGGGCAAACGCCGTCTGCGGTCAGCCGCACGCTGTCGCGGCTGGAGGCCAAGCTCGACACCACACTGATCAACCGCACCACCCGGCGCATGGACCTGACCGAGGAGGGCAAGTACTTCTTCGAACACGCCAAACTGATTCTCGATCAGATGGACGAGCTCGAAGAACGTCTGTCTTCACGCCAGCAAACCCCGTCCGGGCGTCTGCGCATCAACGCCGCCTCGCCGTTCATGCTGCACGCCATCGTGCCGTACATCGATGAGTTCCGCCGTCTCTACCCGGACATCCAGCTCGAACTCAATAGCAACGATTTGATCATCGACCTGCTCGAACAAAGCACCGACATCGCCATCCGCATCGGCACGCTGGCCGACTCGACCCTGCACGCCCGCTCCCTGGGTTGCAGCCCGCTGCACATCGTTGCCAGCCCGGCGTATCTGGAACAGCACGGCGTGCCTGGCGCTGTCGAGGATTTGAGCGAGCACACGCTGCTGGGCTTTACCCATAACGAAGGTCTCAACCAATGGCCGCTGCGTTATGTCCACGGTGATCGCTGGCCGATTCAGGCGTCGATCAGCGCGTCGAGTGGCGAGACGGTCAGGCACCTGGCGCTGGCCGGCCAAGGCATTGCCTGCCTGTCGCACTTCATGACCATCGACGACATCCGCGCCGGCCGCTTGCAGGTGCTGCTGGCGGAGTTCAACAGCGGCTATCGCCAACCCATCAACGCGGTGTACTACCGCAACTCGCAACTGGCCCTGCGGATCCAGTGCTTTCTGGACTTCATCCAGGGCAAGTTGGCGGCTTATGCGATTGCCGATTTCAGGGGCTGA
- a CDS encoding cupin domain-containing protein, translating to MTAPITVLRDTHPLPVLDACKWEKLEGDPHTVNLNAYTSEDGSKIMGTWICTPGKWYVEYVKWEYCHFQEGYCIITPEGMAPIHLRAGDIFVIEPGMKGTWEVVETVRKYFVFA from the coding sequence ATGACCGCACCGATTACCGTTCTTCGCGACACTCACCCGTTGCCCGTACTCGACGCCTGCAAATGGGAAAAGCTCGAAGGCGATCCGCACACCGTCAACCTCAACGCGTATACCAGCGAAGATGGCAGCAAGATCATGGGCACCTGGATCTGCACACCGGGCAAGTGGTATGTGGAATACGTGAAGTGGGAGTACTGCCATTTCCAGGAAGGCTACTGCATCATCACCCCTGAAGGCATGGCGCCGATCCACCTGCGCGCCGGTGACATTTTCGTCATCGAGCCTGGGATGAAAGGCACGTGGGAAGTGGTTGAAACCGTGCGCAAGTATTTCGTGTTTGCCTGA
- a CDS encoding gluconate:H+ symporter, translating to MTLSFGYWLLVYAAIAIIALIVLIARYRINPFIVITLVSIGLALLAGMPPSGVVGAYEAGVGKTLGHIALVVALGTMLGKMMAESGGAEQVARTLIDRFGEKNAHWAMVCIAFLVGLPLFFEVGFVLLVPIAFTVARRVGVSILMVGLPMVAGLSVVHALVPPHPAAMLAVQVYQASVGQTLLYAILIGIPTAIIAGPLYAKFIVPRIQLPADNPLERQFLEREPRDSLPGFGVTMATILLPVVLMLIGGWANLISTPGSGFNQFLLFIGNSVIALLLATLLSFWTLGLAQGFNRESILKFTNECLAPTASITLLVGAGGGLNRILVDAGVTDQIVSLANEFQLSPLLMGWLFAALMRIATGSATVAMTTASGIVAPVAVGLGYPHPELLVLATGAGSVIFSHVNDGGFWLIKEYFNMTVTQTFKTWTVLETLISVVAFGLTVGLSHLL from the coding sequence ATGACGCTTTCCTTCGGCTATTGGCTGCTGGTTTACGCCGCCATCGCCATCATTGCGCTGATCGTTCTGATCGCCCGTTACCGGATCAATCCCTTCATTGTGATCACCCTGGTGTCCATCGGCCTGGCGCTGTTGGCGGGGATGCCGCCGTCGGGTGTGGTGGGGGCGTATGAGGCCGGGGTTGGCAAGACGTTGGGGCACATTGCGCTGGTGGTGGCGCTGGGCACGATGCTCGGCAAGATGATGGCCGAGTCCGGCGGAGCCGAGCAGGTGGCGCGCACCTTGATCGACCGTTTCGGCGAGAAAAATGCCCACTGGGCGATGGTGTGTATCGCCTTTCTGGTAGGGCTGCCGCTGTTCTTCGAGGTCGGGTTTGTCTTGCTGGTGCCCATCGCGTTCACCGTGGCGCGGCGGGTGGGCGTGTCGATTCTGATGGTCGGTCTGCCGATGGTCGCCGGGCTCTCGGTGGTCCACGCGCTGGTACCGCCGCACCCGGCGGCGATGCTGGCGGTGCAGGTCTATCAGGCGTCGGTGGGGCAGACTTTGCTCTATGCGATTCTGATCGGCATCCCCACCGCAATCATCGCCGGTCCCCTGTACGCCAAGTTCATCGTGCCACGCATTCAACTGCCGGCCGATAACCCCCTGGAACGCCAGTTCCTGGAGCGTGAGCCGCGCGATAGCCTGCCGGGCTTTGGTGTCACCATGGCCACCATTCTGCTGCCGGTGGTGCTGATGTTGATCGGCGGCTGGGCCAACCTGATCTCCACGCCGGGCAGCGGTTTCAATCAGTTCCTGCTGTTCATCGGCAACTCGGTCATCGCCTTGCTGCTGGCGACCTTGCTGAGTTTCTGGACCCTCGGCCTGGCCCAGGGCTTCAACCGCGAATCGATCCTCAAGTTCACCAATGAATGCCTGGCACCGACCGCCAGCATCACCTTGCTGGTCGGCGCCGGCGGTGGCTTGAACCGGATTCTGGTGGACGCTGGCGTGACCGATCAGATCGTCAGCCTGGCCAATGAATTCCAGTTGTCGCCGCTGTTGATGGGTTGGCTGTTCGCCGCGTTGATGCGCATCGCCACTGGTTCCGCCACCGTGGCCATGACCACAGCGTCAGGGATTGTCGCGCCGGTGGCCGTTGGTCTGGGTTATCCCCACCCGGAGCTGTTGGTGCTGGCGACGGGGGCGGGGTCGGTTATCTTTTCCCACGTCAACGACGGCGGCTTCTGGTTGATCAAGGAATACTTCAACATGACCGTCACCCAGACCTTCAAGACCTGGACAGTGCTCGAGACGCTGATCTCGGTGGTCGCCTTCGGTCTGACTGTTGGCCTTTCTCACCTGCTTTAG
- a CDS encoding LysR family transcriptional regulator produces the protein MHFDLTDLRLYLNILDTGNITAGAARSHLSLAAASARIRAMEASLGIEFLERGRRGISPTPAGKALAQHARVLLQQAERMQQDLIEYAKGVKGQVRLLCNTTAITEYLPELLADFLRDHPNLDIDLQELPSARITHALRQGAADLGIVSDAVDTDGLQTRHFRDDPLVLILPWDHPLADAGALNFSATLHHDYVGLNANSALAVYLEEQALHCGLRMQIRIRADGFDGVMRMVARGAGLGIVPQAAVERWPAETAFKSIALEEPWARRKLLLCARDFAVLPGYAQALLNALTLP, from the coding sequence ATGCACTTCGACCTCACCGACCTGCGCCTCTACCTGAACATCCTCGACACCGGCAACATCACCGCCGGCGCTGCCCGCAGCCATTTGTCGCTGGCGGCGGCAAGTGCGCGAATCCGTGCCATGGAAGCTTCACTGGGTATCGAGTTTCTGGAGCGAGGTCGCCGCGGTATCAGCCCGACTCCGGCCGGCAAGGCCCTGGCGCAGCACGCCAGAGTTCTTCTGCAACAGGCCGAGCGCATGCAGCAGGACCTGATCGAATACGCCAAAGGCGTCAAAGGCCAGGTGCGGTTGTTGTGCAATACCACAGCGATCACCGAATACCTGCCGGAGTTGCTGGCAGACTTTCTGCGCGACCATCCAAACCTCGATATCGACCTGCAAGAGCTGCCCAGCGCGCGCATCACCCACGCCTTGCGCCAAGGCGCGGCAGACCTTGGGATCGTGTCCGACGCCGTGGACACCGATGGTCTTCAGACCCGCCATTTCCGTGACGACCCATTGGTGCTGATCCTGCCGTGGGATCACCCCTTGGCCGATGCCGGTGCGTTAAATTTCAGCGCCACTTTGCACCACGACTATGTCGGCCTGAACGCCAACAGTGCCTTGGCCGTGTACCTGGAAGAACAAGCCCTGCACTGCGGCTTGCGGATGCAGATCCGCATCCGTGCCGATGGTTTCGACGGTGTGATGCGCATGGTCGCCCGGGGGGCCGGGCTGGGAATCGTGCCCCAGGCGGCGGTCGAGCGCTGGCCAGCTGAAACAGCCTTCAAAAGCATCGCACTGGAAGAGCCGTGGGCCCGACGCAAACTGTTGCTGTGCGCCCGGGACTTCGCCGTGCTGCCCGGTTATGCCCAGGCCTTGCTGAACGCCTTGACTCTGCCCTGA
- a CDS encoding NAD(P)H-dependent oxidoreductase, whose protein sequence is MKKVLLLNGGKKFAHSDGRYNTTLHEAALSVLDRGGVDVKTTFIDEGYDVAEEVAKFLWADVIIYQMPGWWMGAPWTVKKYVDEVFTAGHGSLYASDGRTRSDASQKYGSGGLLHGKKYMLSVTWNAPQQAFDDSTDFFEAKGVDAVYFPFHKANTFLGMTGLPTFLCVDVMKRPNIQADVACYEQHLTEVFGLKA, encoded by the coding sequence ATGAAAAAAGTCCTGTTGCTCAATGGCGGCAAAAAATTTGCCCACTCCGATGGTCGCTACAACACGACGTTGCACGAAGCAGCGTTGAGCGTGTTGGATCGCGGTGGTGTGGATGTGAAAACCACGTTCATCGACGAGGGCTACGACGTCGCTGAAGAAGTCGCCAAATTCCTCTGGGCCGATGTGATCATCTATCAGATGCCCGGCTGGTGGATGGGCGCGCCCTGGACGGTCAAGAAGTACGTCGATGAAGTCTTCACTGCAGGCCACGGCAGCCTCTACGCCAGCGATGGCCGCACGCGCTCCGATGCGTCGCAGAAGTACGGCAGCGGCGGCTTGTTGCACGGTAAAAAATACATGCTGTCGGTGACCTGGAACGCCCCGCAGCAAGCCTTCGACGACTCGACCGACTTCTTCGAAGCCAAGGGCGTGGACGCGGTGTACTTCCCGTTCCACAAGGCCAACACCTTCCTCGGCATGACCGGTTTGCCGACCTTCTTGTGTGTCGATGTGATGAAGCGCCCGAACATCCAAGCCGATGTGGCGTGTTATGAGCAGCACTTGACCGAGGTGTTTGGCCTTAAGGCATGA
- a CDS encoding LysR family transcriptional regulator, whose product MQKNITSLGSLNWDDLKFFLEVARTRKASTAAKRLAVDYTTVSRRISSLEASLGTLLFEKSRTSGFVLTAEGQRLLGYAESIESTLHMACEQVSGSGVALSGHVRMGCTEGFGSFFITPQLSHFVDAYPAISVDILPLPHFISLSKREADIVIALERPEHGPYVCCKLCDYRLQLYATQDYLDKHPPIRRPADLGKHQFISYVDDLAFSSELLYLANVLPGASANLRSTSVIAQFVAAQQGRSLAILPCFLAAQDPRLLPVLPQEITITRQFWMYCREDLRKLKRITLLWDYIRSVTELNRPLLLGETHVLRFAD is encoded by the coding sequence ATGCAAAAAAACATCACGTCTTTAGGCTCGTTGAACTGGGATGACCTCAAGTTTTTCCTCGAGGTAGCCCGCACCCGCAAGGCCAGCACCGCAGCCAAGCGCCTGGCGGTGGACTACACCACCGTGTCGCGGCGCATCAGTTCGCTGGAGGCCTCGTTGGGTACGCTGTTGTTCGAGAAATCCCGCACCAGCGGTTTCGTCCTGACCGCTGAAGGCCAGCGGCTGCTGGGTTACGCCGAGTCGATCGAAAGCACCCTGCACATGGCCTGCGAGCAGGTTTCGGGCTCAGGGGTGGCGTTATCCGGGCATGTGCGCATGGGTTGTACAGAAGGGTTCGGCAGCTTTTTCATCACCCCGCAGCTGAGCCATTTCGTCGACGCCTACCCGGCGATCTCGGTGGACATCCTGCCGCTGCCGCACTTCATCAGCCTGTCCAAGCGCGAGGCAGACATTGTCATCGCCCTGGAGCGGCCGGAACACGGCCCTTATGTGTGCTGCAAACTCTGCGACTACCGATTGCAGTTGTACGCGACCCAGGATTACCTGGACAAACACCCACCGATCCGCCGCCCGGCAGACTTGGGCAAGCATCAATTCATCAGTTATGTGGACGACCTGGCGTTCAGCTCGGAGCTGTTGTACCTGGCGAATGTGCTGCCCGGTGCCAGTGCCAATCTGCGCAGCACCAGTGTGATCGCACAGTTCGTGGCGGCGCAGCAGGGACGATCACTGGCAATCCTGCCGTGCTTCCTGGCCGCTCAGGATCCCCGGCTGCTGCCGGTGTTACCACAAGAGATCACCATCACCCGGCAATTCTGGATGTACTGCCGGGAGGACCTGCGCAAGCTCAAGCGGATTACCTTGTTGTGGGACTACATCCGCAGCGTCACTGAGCTTAACCGCCCGTTATTGTTGGGCGAAACGCATGTCCTTCGGTTTGCAGACTGA
- a CDS encoding sulfite exporter TauE/SafE family protein, with amino-acid sequence MKTLAAFYQHLGLALSLLVVATFLLAGMIKGVIGLGLPTIAMGLLGLAMAPSQAAALLIIPATLTNVWQLAFGGHLRGLLHRLWPMLLAIFIGTGGTVWIGMAGGHWVVRGLGAALLIYALSGLFLPTLRVGGRTERWLGPLCGVLTGIITSATGVFVIPAVPYLQALGLSKDELVQALGLSFTVSTLALAAGLSWRGALGGGELSASLLALIPAVLGMLLGQWLRQRISAVLFKRVFFIGLGVLGGHLLISG; translated from the coding sequence ATGAAGACACTCGCCGCGTTCTATCAACATCTGGGCCTGGCCCTGTCGTTATTGGTTGTCGCCACCTTCCTGCTGGCCGGGATGATCAAAGGCGTGATCGGCCTCGGCCTGCCGACCATTGCCATGGGCCTGCTCGGCCTGGCTATGGCGCCGTCGCAGGCTGCGGCGCTGTTGATCATTCCCGCGACGCTGACCAACGTCTGGCAACTGGCCTTCGGTGGTCATTTGCGCGGGCTGTTGCACCGCTTGTGGCCGATGCTGCTGGCGATTTTCATCGGCACTGGCGGCACAGTGTGGATAGGCATGGCCGGTGGGCATTGGGTGGTGCGGGGGCTGGGGGCGGCGTTGTTGATCTACGCCTTGAGCGGGTTGTTCCTGCCGACCTTGCGCGTCGGCGGTCGCACCGAGCGTTGGCTCGGGCCGCTCTGCGGTGTGCTGACGGGCATCATTACTTCGGCCACCGGCGTTTTCGTGATTCCGGCGGTGCCATATCTGCAAGCGCTCGGCTTGAGCAAGGATGAACTGGTGCAGGCGCTGGGCCTGTCGTTCACCGTGTCGACCCTCGCGTTGGCCGCCGGCCTGTCATGGCGCGGAGCCCTCGGCGGTGGCGAGTTGAGCGCGTCGCTGCTGGCGCTGATTCCGGCGGTGCTCGGCATGTTGCTGGGGCAATGGCTGCGCCAGCGGATCAGCGCCGTGTTGTTCAAGCGCGTGTTCTTCATTGGCCTCGGCGTACTCGGCGGCCACTTGCTGATCAGCGGCTAG
- a CDS encoding SulP family inorganic anion transporter, producing MKPKRLRADVLAGLTTSFALLPECIAFALVAHLNPLMGLYGAFIICTLTALFGGRPGMVSGAAGSMAVVIVALVVQHGVQYLLATVLLGGLIMLAFGLLRLGKLVRMVPHPVMLGFVNGLAIVIALAQLEHFKNGEAWLSGAPLYMMIGLVVLTMAIVYLMPRLTRAVPPALVAILGVGLAVYLLGLPTRTLGDMAHIAGGLPGFALPDIPWSLDTLRIIVPYAILMAVVGLLETLLTLNLTDEITESRGYPDRECVALGAANMVSGVFGGMGGCAMIGQTVINLSSGGRGRLSGAVAGGMILLFVLFLSPLIERIPLAALVGVMFVVSQQTFAWASLRVLNKVPLNDVLVIIAVTVITVFTDLAIAVLCGIIIAALNFAWQQARELYADSHVEADGSKLYLLHGTLFFASTTPFLNQFDPANDPSMVTVDCRHLSFVDYSAIAALKTLRERYTKAGKQLRVLHLSERCKKLLKRANEHHD from the coding sequence ATGAAGCCCAAACGTCTGCGCGCCGATGTCCTGGCCGGACTCACCACCTCTTTCGCCCTGCTGCCCGAATGCATCGCTTTCGCGCTGGTGGCCCACCTCAATCCATTGATGGGGCTTTACGGTGCTTTCATCATCTGCACCCTGACAGCGCTCTTCGGTGGGCGGCCGGGGATGGTATCCGGTGCTGCCGGATCGATGGCCGTGGTGATCGTTGCGCTGGTGGTGCAACACGGCGTCCAGTACTTGCTGGCGACGGTGCTGCTGGGTGGGTTGATCATGCTGGCGTTCGGTCTGTTGAGGCTCGGCAAGTTGGTGCGCATGGTGCCGCACCCGGTGATGCTCGGCTTCGTCAACGGCCTGGCGATTGTCATTGCGCTGGCCCAGTTGGAGCACTTCAAGAACGGTGAGGCCTGGTTGAGTGGCGCGCCGCTGTACATGATGATCGGGCTGGTGGTGCTGACGATGGCCATCGTCTACCTGATGCCGCGCCTGACGCGGGCCGTGCCGCCGGCACTGGTGGCGATTCTGGGTGTCGGGCTGGCGGTTTATCTGCTCGGCCTGCCGACCCGCACCCTGGGCGACATGGCGCACATTGCCGGTGGCTTGCCAGGATTTGCGTTGCCAGACATCCCCTGGAGCCTGGACACCCTGCGCATCATCGTCCCTTACGCGATATTGATGGCGGTGGTCGGCCTGCTGGAAACCCTGCTGACCCTGAACCTCACCGATGAGATCACCGAGAGCCGTGGCTATCCGGATCGCGAATGCGTGGCCTTGGGCGCTGCCAACATGGTTTCTGGTGTGTTCGGCGGCATGGGTGGCTGCGCGATGATCGGGCAAACCGTGATCAACCTCAGCTCCGGCGGTCGCGGTCGGCTGTCTGGTGCGGTGGCCGGGGGGATGATCCTGCTGTTCGTACTGTTCCTTTCGCCCCTGATCGAGCGTATCCCGCTGGCTGCACTGGTCGGGGTGATGTTCGTGGTGTCCCAGCAGACCTTCGCCTGGGCTTCGCTGCGGGTGCTGAATAAGGTGCCGTTGAACGATGTCTTGGTGATCATCGCGGTCACGGTGATTACGGTGTTCACCGATCTGGCCATCGCCGTGTTGTGCGGGATCATCATTGCGGCGCTCAACTTTGCCTGGCAACAGGCTCGCGAGCTGTATGCCGACAGTCACGTTGAAGCCGACGGCAGCAAGCTCTACCTCCTGCATGGCACGTTGTTCTTCGCCTCGACGACGCCTTTTCTCAACCAGTTCGATCCCGCCAATGACCCGTCCATGGTCACCGTTGACTGTCGCCACCTGAGCTTCGTCGACTATTCGGCCATCGCCGCGCTGAAGACATTGCGCGAGCGCTACACCAAGGCCGGCAAGCAGCTGCGCGTGCTGCATTTGTCCGAGCGCTGCAAGAAACTGCTTAAACGCGCCAACGAGCATCACGACTGA
- a CDS encoding putative quinol monooxygenase, with the protein MSELQGFILHAKTRPDKAEAFEAFFRAYVEPSRAEPGCIEYHMLRDKQDPTLFIFYEIWQSQAHLDVHSNLPHMKQFLDMRMEYLERDFDIRPIEMLSTSSASR; encoded by the coding sequence ATGAGCGAACTGCAAGGCTTCATCCTGCACGCCAAGACCCGCCCGGATAAAGCCGAGGCCTTCGAAGCGTTCTTCCGCGCCTATGTCGAACCGAGTCGCGCCGAGCCCGGTTGCATCGAGTACCACATGCTGCGAGACAAACAGGACCCGACGCTGTTTATCTTCTACGAGATCTGGCAATCCCAGGCCCATCTGGACGTGCACTCGAACCTGCCGCACATGAAGCAGTTCCTCGACATGCGCATGGAGTATCTGGAGCGGGATTTCGATATCCGCCCGATCGAGATGCTCAGCACATCCTCCGCTAGCCGCTGA
- the mmsB gene encoding 3-hydroxyisobutyrate dehydrogenase: MKIAFIGLGNMGAPMARNLIKAGHSLNLFDLNQTVLAELAQLGGTISTSPKEASKDAQLVITMLPAAAHVRSVWLGEDGVLAGIAKGVPAVDCSTIDPQTARDVAAAAAKQDVAMADAPVSGGTGGAAAGTLTFMVGATPELFATLQPVLAQMGRNIVHCGEVGTGQIAKICNNLLLGISMVGVSEAMALGSALGIDTTVLAGVINSSTGRCWSSEMYNPWPGIVETAPASRGYTGGFGAELMLKDLGLATEAARQAHQPVVLGAVAQQLYQAMSLRGEGGKDFSAIINSYRKPQ; this comes from the coding sequence ATGAAAATCGCTTTTATCGGTCTCGGCAACATGGGCGCGCCGATGGCGCGCAACCTGATCAAGGCTGGCCATTCGCTGAACCTGTTTGACCTCAATCAAACCGTGCTGGCCGAACTGGCTCAACTCGGCGGTACCATCAGCACTTCACCGAAGGAAGCGTCGAAAGACGCGCAACTGGTGATCACCATGCTGCCGGCCGCGGCTCATGTGCGTAGCGTCTGGCTGGGTGAAGATGGCGTGCTGGCGGGAATCGCCAAAGGCGTGCCGGCAGTGGATTGCAGCACCATCGATCCGCAGACGGCGCGAGATGTTGCCGCGGCGGCCGCAAAGCAAGACGTGGCCATGGCCGATGCCCCGGTTTCCGGTGGCACTGGCGGCGCAGCGGCCGGGACGCTGACCTTCATGGTCGGCGCCACGCCTGAACTGTTCGCTACTCTGCAACCGGTGCTGGCGCAGATGGGGCGCAACATCGTCCATTGCGGCGAAGTCGGCACCGGGCAAATCGCCAAGATCTGCAACAACCTGCTGCTGGGGATTTCCATGGTCGGTGTCAGCGAAGCCATGGCGCTGGGCAGCGCCCTGGGTATCGATACAACCGTGCTGGCGGGTGTCATCAACAGTTCAACCGGGCGCTGCTGGAGTTCGGAGATGTACAACCCGTGGCCGGGTATCGTCGAAACGGCGCCCGCCTCGCGCGGTTATACCGGCGGTTTCGGTGCAGAACTGATGCTCAAGGATCTGGGGCTGGCCACTGAGGCGGCGCGTCAGGCGCACCAACCGGTCGTGCTCGGCGCGGTGGCCCAGCAGTTGTATCAGGCGATGAGCCTGCGTGGGGAAGGTGGCAAGGACTTCTCGGCGATTATCAACAGCTATCGCAAACCTCAATAA
- a CDS encoding CoA-acylating methylmalonate-semialdehyde dehydrogenase: MNASLETTVQKVKLLIDGEWVESQTTEWHDIVNPATQQVLAKVPFATAAEVDAAISAAHRAFQTWKLTPVGARMRIMLKLQALIREHSKRIAVVLSNEQGKTIADAEGDIFRGLEVVEHACSIGSLQMGEFAENVAGGVDTYTLRQPIGVCAGITPFNFPAMIPLWMFPMAIACGNTFVLKPSEQDPMSTMLLVELAIEAGIPPGVLNVVHGGKDVVDALCTHKDIKAVSFVGSTAVGTHVYELAGKHGKRVQSMMGAKNHAVVLPDANREQALNALVGAGFGAAGQRCMATSVVVLVGAAKQWLPDLKALAQKLKVNAGSEPGTDVGPVISKRAKARILELIESGIKEGAKLELDGRDITVPGYEQGNFVGPTLFSGVTPEMQIYTQEIFGPVLVVLEVDTLDEAIALVNANPFGNGTGLFTQSGAAARKFQSEIDVGQVGINIPIPVPVPFFSFTGSRGSKLGDLGPYGKQVVQFYTQTKTVTARWFDDDSINHGVNTTIHLR; this comes from the coding sequence ATGAACGCATCGCTAGAAACCACCGTGCAAAAGGTCAAGTTGTTGATCGATGGCGAGTGGGTCGAATCCCAGACCACCGAATGGCACGACATCGTCAACCCGGCGACCCAACAAGTGTTGGCCAAAGTCCCCTTCGCGACCGCCGCTGAAGTCGATGCCGCCATCAGCGCCGCTCATCGCGCCTTTCAGACCTGGAAGCTGACGCCAGTCGGCGCGCGGATGCGCATCATGCTCAAGCTTCAGGCGCTGATTCGCGAGCACTCCAAGCGTATTGCCGTGGTGCTCAGCAATGAGCAGGGTAAAACCATCGCCGACGCTGAGGGCGATATCTTCCGTGGCCTGGAAGTGGTCGAGCACGCCTGCTCCATTGGCAGCCTGCAAATGGGCGAGTTCGCCGAGAACGTCGCTGGCGGTGTTGATACCTACACCCTGCGTCAGCCGATCGGCGTTTGTGCCGGCATTACCCCGTTCAACTTTCCGGCGATGATTCCGCTGTGGATGTTCCCGATGGCCATCGCCTGCGGCAACACCTTCGTGCTCAAGCCTTCCGAGCAGGATCCGATGTCGACCATGCTGTTGGTGGAACTGGCGATTGAAGCCGGCATTCCGCCGGGTGTGCTCAACGTCGTTCATGGTGGCAAGGATGTGGTCGATGCGCTTTGCACCCACAAGGACATCAAGGCTGTTTCGTTCGTCGGTTCGACCGCGGTCGGCACGCATGTCTACGAGCTGGCCGGCAAACACGGCAAGCGCGTGCAATCGATGATGGGGGCCAAGAACCACGCTGTTGTGCTGCCCGATGCCAACCGCGAGCAAGCGCTCAATGCACTGGTCGGCGCCGGTTTCGGTGCGGCCGGGCAACGCTGCATGGCCACCTCGGTGGTGGTGCTGGTGGGCGCGGCCAAACAATGGCTGCCGGATCTCAAGGCGCTGGCGCAGAAACTCAAGGTCAATGCCGGCAGCGAGCCAGGCACTGATGTTGGTCCGGTGATTTCCAAGCGGGCCAAGGCACGGATTCTCGAGCTGATCGAAAGCGGGATCAAGGAAGGCGCCAAGCTGGAGCTGGACGGTCGCGACATCACTGTTCCGGGCTACGAGCAGGGCAACTTTGTCGGCCCGACCTTGTTCTCTGGCGTAACCCCTGAGATGCAGATCTACACTCAGGAAATTTTCGGCCCGGTGCTGGTAGTGCTGGAAGTCGACACCCTCGATGAGGCCATCGCCCTGGTCAACGCCAACCCGTTCGGCAACGGCACGGGTCTGTTCACCCAGAGTGGCGCGGCGGCACGTAAATTCCAGTCGGAAATCGACGTTGGCCAGGTCGGCATCAACATCCCGATCCCGGTGCCGGTGCCGTTCTTCAGCTTCACCGGTTCCCGTGGTTCGAAGCTCGGCGACCTCGGTCCGTATGGCAAGCAAGTGGTGCAGTTCTACACTCAAACCAAGACCGTCACTGCACGTTGGTTCGATGACGACAGCATCAACCACGGTGTGAACACTACCATCCACTTGCGTTAA